One genomic window of Comamonas antarctica includes the following:
- a CDS encoding thiolase, translated as MSQDKFPRGKTAIVASATYGMGEAPGLSSMDLAVSASLRALASAGLKPGDVDGLFIGLPDDFLSGLTFAEYLGITPQVTDNNRTGGSAFLTHCMWAALALEAGQCDVALVAYGSNQRSAAGGLVSAMRPSPYEAPYKLPRPVGAYALATSRYMHEYGLKREQLGAVAIAARQWAQLNPDAFLREPLGMHEYLASRLVSDPLSVRDCCLVTDGAAAIVMTRADRAKSLAQRPVYILGNAASTHHRDITSMPDLTTTAAAISGPRAMAQAGVTPKDIDVVEVYDAFTINTLLFLEDLGFCRKGEAGAFVEGGRIAPGGELPVNTNGGGLSCVHPGMYGLFTIVEAVQQLQGTAGARQVKDAKLALAHGNGGELSSQATMVLGTEETL; from the coding sequence ATGAGCCAAGACAAATTTCCGCGCGGCAAGACCGCCATCGTGGCGTCGGCCACCTACGGCATGGGCGAGGCGCCCGGCCTGTCCTCGATGGACCTGGCGGTATCGGCCAGCCTGCGCGCGCTGGCCTCGGCCGGCTTGAAGCCCGGCGATGTCGACGGGCTGTTCATCGGCCTGCCCGACGACTTCCTCTCGGGCCTGACGTTTGCCGAGTACCTGGGCATCACGCCCCAGGTCACGGACAACAACCGCACCGGCGGCTCGGCGTTCCTCACGCACTGCATGTGGGCCGCGCTGGCGCTGGAAGCGGGCCAGTGCGACGTGGCGCTGGTGGCCTACGGCAGCAACCAGCGCAGCGCCGCGGGCGGGCTGGTCAGCGCGATGCGGCCCTCGCCCTACGAAGCGCCGTACAAGCTGCCGCGGCCGGTGGGCGCGTATGCGCTGGCCACCTCGCGCTACATGCATGAATACGGCCTCAAGCGCGAACAGCTGGGCGCGGTGGCGATTGCCGCGCGCCAGTGGGCGCAGCTCAATCCCGACGCCTTCCTGCGCGAGCCGCTGGGCATGCACGAGTACCTGGCGTCGCGCCTGGTCAGCGACCCGCTGTCGGTGCGCGACTGCTGCCTGGTCACCGACGGCGCCGCGGCCATCGTCATGACGCGCGCCGACCGCGCCAAAAGCCTGGCGCAGCGGCCGGTCTACATCCTGGGCAACGCCGCGTCGACGCACCACCGCGACATCACCTCGATGCCGGACCTGACCACCACCGCGGCCGCGATCTCGGGCCCGCGCGCCATGGCCCAGGCCGGCGTCACGCCCAAGGACATCGATGTCGTCGAGGTCTACGACGCGTTCACCATCAATACCCTGCTGTTTCTCGAGGACCTGGGCTTTTGCCGGAAGGGCGAGGCCGGCGCCTTTGTCGAAGGCGGGCGCATCGCGCCCGGCGGCGAGCTGCCGGTCAACACCAATGGCGGCGGCCTGTCGTGCGTGCACCCGGGCATGTACGGGCTGTTCACCATCGTCGAAGCCGTGCAGCAGCTGCAGGGCACGGCCGGCGCGCGCCAGGTCAAGGACGCGAAGCTGGCGCTGGCCCACGGCAATGGCGGCGAACTCTCCAGCCAGGCGACCATGGTGCTGGGCACCGAGGAAACGCTTTAA
- a CDS encoding Zn-ribbon domain-containing OB-fold protein — MLQRSRSSGGYVFYPRVAEPRTGNRDLEWVAASGDGIVHATTVVRRKPPEPAFNVALVQLAEGPRMMSRVEGVAPGEVRIGMAVKARIASADGKPLVVFDAQP; from the coding sequence ATGCTGCAGCGCTCGCGCAGCTCGGGCGGCTATGTGTTCTACCCGCGCGTGGCCGAGCCGCGCACCGGCAACCGCGATCTCGAATGGGTCGCGGCCAGCGGCGACGGCATTGTCCATGCGACCACCGTGGTGCGGCGCAAGCCGCCCGAGCCGGCGTTCAACGTGGCCCTGGTGCAGCTCGCCGAGGGCCCGCGCATGATGAGCCGCGTCGAGGGCGTGGCGCCCGGGGAAGTGCGCATCGGCATGGCCGTGAAGGCGCGCATCGCCAGCGCCGACGGCAAGCCCCTGGTCGTGTTCGACGCCCAGCCATAG
- a CDS encoding enoyl-CoA hydratase/isomerase family protein: MPAILVERVGSTAVLTLNRPEARNALDYQMRSELAQAVPQLRDDPQVKAIVITGAGKHFCAGGDVKILAEAQAAERDVFEGRERILNIHRWFNELIDIEKPVIAAIDGVAFGAGLSFALCADFVLATPRATFCAVFSRIGYVPDMAAMYLLPRAVGLSTAKELVFTGRVVDTDEARRMGLVHRIVDGDLRQAALELAARFEQAPAGAIGLAKSIMNRAFESERHSVCAQEAMAQAMCRESRFHQQAVQRFIDKQPALYSWPTEDKQ; encoded by the coding sequence ATGCCAGCCATTCTTGTCGAACGCGTGGGCAGCACCGCCGTGCTCACGCTGAACCGGCCCGAGGCGCGCAACGCGCTCGACTACCAGATGCGCAGCGAACTGGCCCAGGCCGTGCCGCAGCTGCGCGACGACCCGCAGGTCAAGGCCATCGTCATCACCGGCGCCGGCAAGCACTTTTGCGCCGGCGGCGACGTGAAGATCCTGGCCGAGGCCCAGGCCGCGGAACGCGACGTCTTCGAGGGCCGCGAGCGCATCCTCAACATCCACCGCTGGTTCAATGAACTGATCGACATCGAAAAGCCGGTGATTGCCGCTATCGACGGCGTGGCGTTCGGCGCCGGGCTGTCGTTCGCGCTGTGCGCGGATTTCGTGCTGGCCACGCCGCGCGCCACGTTCTGCGCGGTGTTCAGCCGCATCGGCTACGTGCCCGACATGGCCGCGATGTATCTGCTGCCGCGCGCCGTGGGCTTGTCCACGGCCAAGGAACTGGTGTTCACCGGGCGCGTGGTGGACACCGACGAGGCCCGGCGCATGGGACTGGTGCACCGGATCGTCGACGGCGACCTGCGCCAGGCGGCGCTGGAACTCGCGGCGCGTTTCGAGCAGGCACCGGCCGGCGCCATCGGCCTGGCCAAGTCGATCATGAACCGGGCTTTCGAGAGCGAGCGCCACAGCGTCTGCGCGCAGGAGGCCATGGCCCAGGCGATGTGCCGCGAAAGCCGCTTCCACCAGCAGGCGGTGCAGCGCTTCATCGACAAACAGCCGGCGCTCTACAGCTGGCCCACGGAGGACAAGCAGTGA